A single genomic interval of Microbacterium sp. zg-Y1090 harbors:
- a CDS encoding acyl-CoA dehydrogenase family protein — protein MTSTTPALTDDEREAILEAVREYTAAELAPYALERDERGEFPRESLRRGGELGLGGICIREDVGGAGLRRADAAAIYEALAEGDPAIAAYVSIHNMVAGIIDAHGTPEQRAQWLPGLVSMTDFGSYCLTEPGVGSDAAALTTTAVRDGDDYVLTGVKQFISGAGEAGVYIVMARTGDAGDPAQAGARGVTAFLVPAGVPGLSFGAEEHKMGWRAQPTRQVVLDGVRVPASGRIGAEGEGFRIALGALDGGRLGIAACSLGGAQWALERTVAYVQQREAFGEQLAQKQSIVFTLADMATELHAARTLVRDAAAALDAGASDATARSAMAKRFATDAGFRVANDALQLHGGYGYLREYGIEKVVRDLRVHQILEGTNEIMRVIIGRELLRHRGMAR, from the coding sequence ATGACCTCGACCACGCCCGCGCTCACCGATGACGAGCGGGAGGCGATCCTCGAAGCCGTCCGCGAGTACACCGCGGCCGAGCTCGCCCCCTACGCGCTGGAGCGCGACGAGCGGGGCGAATTCCCGCGTGAGTCGCTGCGGCGCGGCGGCGAACTGGGGCTGGGCGGCATCTGCATCCGCGAGGATGTCGGCGGGGCGGGCCTGCGCCGAGCCGACGCCGCCGCGATCTACGAGGCCCTCGCCGAAGGCGACCCGGCGATCGCCGCGTACGTGTCGATCCACAACATGGTGGCCGGGATCATCGACGCCCACGGCACACCCGAGCAGCGGGCGCAGTGGCTCCCGGGACTCGTGTCGATGACCGACTTCGGCTCCTACTGCCTCACCGAGCCCGGCGTCGGCTCGGACGCGGCAGCGCTGACCACGACGGCGGTGCGCGACGGCGACGACTACGTGCTCACCGGCGTGAAGCAGTTCATCTCGGGCGCCGGCGAGGCGGGCGTGTACATCGTCATGGCTCGCACCGGTGACGCGGGCGACCCTGCGCAGGCGGGCGCCCGCGGTGTCACGGCGTTCCTGGTGCCCGCCGGGGTTCCCGGCCTGTCATTCGGCGCCGAGGAGCACAAGATGGGCTGGCGTGCGCAGCCCACCCGTCAGGTCGTGCTCGACGGGGTGCGCGTGCCGGCATCCGGCCGCATCGGCGCCGAAGGAGAGGGGTTCCGCATCGCGCTGGGCGCACTCGACGGCGGCCGCCTCGGCATCGCCGCGTGCTCCCTCGGCGGCGCGCAGTGGGCGCTCGAGCGCACCGTGGCGTACGTGCAGCAACGCGAGGCGTTCGGCGAGCAGCTGGCGCAGAAGCAGTCGATCGTGTTCACCCTCGCCGACATGGCCACCGAGCTGCACGCCGCCCGCACCCTTGTGCGCGACGCCGCGGCGGCCCTCGACGCCGGTGCGTCGGATGCCACGGCGCGGAGCGCCATGGCCAAGCGCTTCGCCACCGACGCCGGCTTCCGCGTCGCCAACGACGCCCTGCAGCTGCACGGCGGCTACGGCTACCTGCGGGAGTACGGCATCGAGAAGGTGGTGCGCGACCTGCGGGTGCACCAGATCCTCGAGGGCACGAACGAGATCATGCGCGTCATCATCGGGCGCGAGCTGCTGCGTCATCGCGGCATGGCACGATGA
- a CDS encoding enoyl-CoA hydratase-related protein, with the protein MTPYETLIVETRGRVGWITLHRPDALNALNSRLAAELAEAASAFDADDEIGCIVLTGSERAFAAGADIKEMADKSSHEMAMRNPFAGLEEFARLRTPVVAAVAGFALGGGCELAMMCDVILAADTARFGQPEINLGVIPGIGGTQRLTRAIGAYKAAELVLTGRMMDAAEAERSGLVSRVVPASDLLDEAAKTAEAIAAKSLPVVYAAKQTLRAAQETPLAEGLRLEKAVFTSLFALEDQKEGMAAFRDKRAPRFQHR; encoded by the coding sequence ATGACCCCCTACGAGACCCTCATCGTCGAGACCCGTGGCCGCGTCGGCTGGATCACCCTCCACCGCCCCGATGCCCTCAACGCCCTCAACTCCCGCCTGGCGGCGGAACTGGCCGAAGCGGCATCCGCCTTCGATGCCGACGACGAGATCGGCTGCATCGTGCTGACCGGCAGCGAGCGGGCATTCGCCGCGGGCGCGGACATCAAGGAGATGGCCGACAAGTCGTCGCACGAGATGGCGATGCGCAACCCCTTCGCGGGCCTCGAGGAGTTCGCTCGCCTGCGCACCCCCGTCGTCGCCGCGGTCGCCGGGTTCGCTCTCGGCGGCGGATGCGAGCTGGCGATGATGTGCGACGTCATCCTCGCCGCCGACACCGCGCGCTTCGGCCAGCCGGAGATCAACCTCGGCGTCATCCCCGGCATCGGCGGCACGCAGCGTCTGACCCGCGCGATCGGCGCGTACAAGGCCGCCGAGCTCGTGCTCACCGGGCGCATGATGGATGCCGCGGAGGCGGAGCGCTCCGGTCTGGTGTCACGTGTCGTGCCGGCATCCGACCTGCTCGACGAGGCCGCGAAGACCGCGGAGGCGATCGCCGCCAAGTCGCTGCCGGTGGTCTACGCGGCCAAGCAGACCCTGCGGGCAGCCCAGGAGACGCCGCTGGCGGAGGGGCTGCGGCTCGAGAAGGCGGTGTTCACCTCGCTGTTCGCGCTGGAGGATCAGAAAGAGGGGATGGCGGCGTTCCGTGACAAGCGCGCGCCGCGATTCCAGCACCGCTGA
- a CDS encoding alpha/beta fold hydrolase, translated as MGLGSGSGRAQGVMGRAAAADAALTPIDWSRFPPGAERDRVLAPSGSLARVSMGPSGGQRVVLVPGVTGSKEDFVRMMPLLAAAGYRAESYDMAGQYESCAAGPENLEPPQRHYTLDLFVDDLVAVLRSAATPAHVLGYSFAGTVASVAAARYPELFASLTLLSSPPVAGQALRSFRILGPITGLVPASVEARLMMWAVRNNVHRAPRDRAVFVRARFALTRRASVEDIFGLMKHTPAVADALRATGLPVLVVAGSGDVWPVEAHDEFARRLGATLLVIHTGHSPCESAPNQVTEAMLAMISA; from the coding sequence GTGGGCCTCGGATCCGGGAGCGGCAGAGCGCAGGGCGTGATGGGTCGCGCCGCGGCGGCGGATGCCGCGCTGACGCCCATCGACTGGAGCCGGTTCCCACCGGGGGCGGAGCGCGATCGCGTGCTGGCGCCGAGCGGATCGCTCGCGCGGGTGTCGATGGGGCCGAGCGGCGGCCAGCGGGTCGTGCTCGTTCCCGGGGTCACCGGGTCGAAGGAGGACTTCGTCCGCATGATGCCGCTGCTCGCGGCGGCCGGCTATCGTGCGGAGTCCTACGACATGGCGGGGCAGTACGAGTCGTGCGCGGCCGGGCCGGAGAACCTCGAACCGCCGCAGCGCCACTACACGCTCGACCTGTTCGTCGACGACCTGGTTGCGGTGCTGCGCTCCGCCGCCACGCCGGCGCATGTGCTCGGCTACTCGTTCGCCGGCACCGTCGCCTCGGTCGCCGCAGCGCGCTACCCGGAGCTGTTCGCCAGCCTGACGCTGCTTTCCTCTCCTCCGGTGGCCGGGCAGGCGCTGCGGTCCTTCCGGATCCTCGGCCCCATCACCGGCCTGGTGCCCGCTTCGGTCGAGGCGCGGCTGATGATGTGGGCGGTGCGCAACAACGTGCACCGCGCGCCGCGTGACCGCGCCGTCTTCGTGAGGGCGCGGTTCGCCCTCACCCGGCGTGCGAGCGTCGAGGACATCTTCGGGCTCATGAAGCACACGCCGGCCGTGGCCGACGCGCTGCGGGCGACCGGACTGCCCGTGCTGGTGGTCGCCGGGAGCGGCGACGTCTGGCCGGTCGAAGCCCACGACGAGTTCGCCCGGCGGCTGGGAGCGACGCTGCTCGTGATCCACACCGGGCACAGCCCGTGCGAATCGGCGCCGAATCAGGTCACCGAAGCGATGCTGGCGATGATCTCCGCGTGA
- a CDS encoding glycosyltransferase family A protein, producing the protein MSTISVVIPSRDDARMLRHCLAALAVQTRKPDEVIVVDNGSSDDTAAVARAAGARVVDEPRPGVLRATAAGFDAAEGDIIGRLDADSIPSREWIARLEQRFDDDPTLTGITGTGRFYGGTWPRRVLGRYAYLGGYFWSMRLVMGHVPVFGSNFALRREAWQTLRPHLHMDDPRMHDDLEISFALQPDMGVEFDRELRVGVSARPFDSMAGFRRRVNWAFHGLAVNLSEESIAERQWRCAAGRRERRRLQRDPRRASQSVTRRSSPASLR; encoded by the coding sequence ATGAGCACCATCAGCGTCGTGATCCCCTCCCGCGATGATGCGCGCATGCTGCGGCACTGCCTCGCCGCACTCGCTGTGCAGACCCGCAAGCCCGACGAGGTCATCGTCGTCGACAACGGCTCCAGCGATGACACCGCGGCGGTCGCCCGCGCCGCCGGTGCCCGCGTGGTCGACGAGCCGCGCCCCGGCGTGCTGCGCGCAACGGCCGCCGGATTCGACGCGGCCGAGGGCGACATCATCGGGCGACTGGATGCCGACTCCATCCCGTCCCGCGAGTGGATCGCGCGCCTGGAGCAGCGGTTCGACGACGACCCGACGCTCACCGGCATCACGGGCACCGGCCGGTTCTACGGCGGCACCTGGCCGCGGCGCGTGCTCGGCCGATACGCCTACCTGGGCGGCTACTTCTGGTCGATGCGGCTGGTGATGGGGCACGTGCCGGTGTTCGGGTCGAACTTCGCGCTGCGGCGCGAGGCGTGGCAGACGCTGCGCCCCCACCTGCACATGGACGACCCGAGGATGCACGACGACCTCGAGATCAGCTTCGCGCTGCAGCCCGACATGGGCGTGGAGTTCGACCGCGAGCTGCGAGTCGGGGTCTCCGCCCGCCCGTTCGATTCGATGGCGGGCTTCCGCCGACGCGTCAACTGGGCGTTCCACGGCCTCGCGGTCAACCTGTCCGAGGAGAGCATCGCTGAGCGTCAGTGGCGGTGCGCCGCGGGGCGACGGGAACGGCGGCGCCTGCAGCGCGACCCGCGCCGGGCGTCGCAGTCCGTCACGCGGAGATCATCGCCAGCATCGCTTCGGTGA
- the cofE gene encoding coenzyme F420-0:L-glutamate ligase has product MLQVWALDGIPEVAAGDDLVSLIADAAAGDLADGDILVVTSKIVSKAEGRMIRADDREDAITAETVRLVASRTSASGHVTRIVENRLGIVSAAAGVDASNTPHGTVLLLPVDPDASARAIAAGLRERLGAHVGIIVSDTLGRAWREGQTDHAIGAAGVTVMEDLRGQTDAEGRPLVVTMPCVADELAAAADLVKGKASRRPVAVVRGRADLVGALDLPGARSIVRPAERDFFHLGADEAHAQGYAAGFAAGTAAR; this is encoded by the coding sequence GTGCTGCAGGTCTGGGCCCTCGACGGCATCCCCGAGGTCGCCGCGGGGGATGACCTCGTCTCCCTCATCGCGGATGCCGCGGCCGGCGACCTCGCCGACGGCGACATCCTCGTGGTCACCTCCAAGATCGTGTCCAAGGCAGAAGGACGCATGATCCGCGCCGACGACCGAGAGGACGCGATCACCGCCGAGACGGTGCGGCTGGTGGCCTCGCGCACCTCGGCATCCGGTCATGTCACCCGCATCGTCGAGAACCGGCTCGGCATCGTCTCCGCCGCCGCCGGCGTCGATGCCTCGAACACCCCGCACGGCACGGTGCTGCTGCTGCCGGTGGATCCCGACGCCTCGGCCCGCGCTATCGCGGCAGGACTCCGCGAACGACTGGGCGCGCACGTGGGAATCATCGTCTCCGACACCCTCGGCCGCGCGTGGCGGGAGGGGCAGACCGACCATGCGATCGGCGCCGCCGGCGTCACGGTGATGGAGGACCTCCGCGGGCAGACCGATGCCGAGGGCCGTCCGCTCGTCGTGACGATGCCCTGCGTCGCCGACGAACTGGCCGCGGCCGCCGACCTCGTGAAAGGCAAGGCATCACGGCGTCCCGTGGCGGTGGTGCGGGGGCGCGCCGACCTCGTCGGTGCGCTGGATCTTCCGGGAGCGCGGTCGATCGTGCGCCCCGCCGAGCGCGACTTCTTCCACCTGGGCGCCGACGAGGCCCACGCGCAGGGCTACGCCGCGGGCTTCGCGGCGGGCACCGCCGCGCGCTGA
- a CDS encoding GNAT family N-acetyltransferase: MDAETQTDIVVRPVRDVDAEALGRVHAACWHETYDHLISKAALENVSPRRLAELWTHWAEQGPDFRMHAALADGEIVGFVGSGPARDRDAPRNRELYFIYLLDAWHGTGTGQRLFDAAIHPDEQAYLWVAEDNPRAHRFYERNGFTLDGASHTEPFLGEMLTEVRFVR, from the coding sequence ATGGATGCAGAGACCCAGACCGACATCGTCGTCCGTCCGGTCCGCGACGTGGACGCCGAGGCCCTCGGGCGAGTGCACGCCGCCTGCTGGCACGAGACCTACGACCACCTCATCAGCAAGGCCGCCCTCGAGAACGTCTCTCCCCGCCGCCTCGCCGAGCTGTGGACCCACTGGGCCGAGCAGGGCCCCGACTTCCGCATGCACGCCGCGCTCGCCGACGGCGAGATCGTCGGCTTCGTCGGCTCCGGGCCTGCGCGTGACCGCGACGCGCCACGCAACCGCGAGCTGTACTTCATCTACCTTCTCGACGCGTGGCACGGCACCGGCACGGGCCAGCGGCTGTTCGACGCAGCCATCCACCCCGACGAGCAGGCCTACCTGTGGGTCGCCGAGGACAACCCGCGCGCGCACCGTTTCTACGAGCGCAATGGCTTCACCCTCGACGGCGCGAGCCACACCGAGCCCTTCCTCGGCGAGATGCTGACCGAAGTCCGCTTCGTCCGCTGA